In Thermosphaera sp., the sequence AAGAAGTCGGGGTTTGAAATCACTTTCGACGGCGAGATCGACTTATTGGATGAGGGAATGCCCTTGATGGTTATTTTCAGGACGTATGTGAATAGAGAGAAATATAGCGTGGAGCTAGAGCCCTTGGTCTCAAGAGCGCTTGAATCATCCATGCAGTCGATTTTGGGGCTTGCTCAAAAGGAATATGAGGAAGCATTAAATACTATTATTCAACATGTGAAGTCAATGGAGCATAAAAGAATAACAATGTAGTGGTGACGATATTGGAAACCGCTTTCATATCGATTAAATTCGCTCCAGAAGAGTATGAGGTCAGAATCGAGACTTACGGAGCCGACGGGAGACTCAGTGGAGTCAGCGAGTATAAGGGGGTAAAGCAAATAGTGTTTAGAGACGTAGAGGTGAGAGTTAACAGACAATTATCTCAGACTCTTTTTATCCTGATCGCTGTAGCCCCGAGACTAGAGGTTTCATTTGTTGAGAATACAGTTTTGTATTTAAGGGGGAGAAGTGAGTGAGTATTAACGTTATTGGAGATTTTCTGCTCGAGAAGTCGCAAAGCCGTAGAAGGAAGCATCTTTCATCAAGCATCGTGCTGGTCTACAAAAAGGGGCGAGGTTTAATCAAGCTAAACCCCGAAATGATTGCAGAGGAGAAACCATCTTCCCCAACCTATGTTAAAGGGGAGGCTAAGCTCGTCAAAATTAAGCTCGAGCACGGTGATTTCGCCATTTACGGTTGGTTTGTGAGAAATTACCTCAACAGAGTCAAGGGTTACATTAACGTGTACAACCACAAGGGGCTACTAGTGTCCAAAGCTCGTTACAATAACGGGGTTTTAACACGCATCACCGGAGATCCTGTTTACGCCTGGCTCGTTAGAATTTTCGCAGAGGCGGTGAAGATAAACGTATCTAAGACCAGGTTAGGTGATGAAAAGTGAGCGAGATTATCTCAATAACGGAGAGGATTCTAAAGGCTTTCAAATACTACGGGTGTTTCGTTTTCGAGAAGCAGGAGTTAGGTGTTGTCAAGGATTTCGTCATAAAGTCTGAGCTGACCGGATTGGTAACGATCAGGAAGGCGGACCCTAGATATGAAGACATCTATATAATGACATCATCTCTGAAAGGTTTCGAGCAGGAGTGCGTGTCGAAGATAGATGAACTCTTATCAAGGGGTCAGATCGCTCTAGACCAATACAAAAGGATGAGGGCAGAACTGATTGAACAATGCATCACTAGCATGGAGCATGAAAGAGTTAAACAAATCATAGAAAAAATTGAAAGATACTACCAGAAGTTTGTCAAATCTAGTAGCCCACCGTCCTGATGAAGAGCGCTAACGCCGCAACGAATGATATCAAGTATAAAGGCAAGTTCCATCTAGGAACCTTGGATCCGTCTAGAGGCGGAATAGGTAAGAGATTGAAAAGGGCGATCCACGAATTGATATAGATGAGGTATCTGATGTAATGCGACATACCTTCAAGGGGTCCCAAAACTCCCATTGAGATGAAACCTGCAATTGAGAAGGATATGTTTACTAAGGGGCCTGCCACCGAAGTTATTCCTTCAATCCTCTTCAACTCACTATGATCATATGTTCTAGGGATTATCACTGTCACGCCTGGTAGGATGATTTTAATAGGGATAACTGGCAGAGAACTTAGCAAGGTTACCAACAATCCTAGTGGGTACAGCGCATATCGACTGTAACAATTCATTATTCTCGCTACCTGCCTATGAGCCATCTCGTGAGCTATTACCGAGAAGGATGCTATGAGAAATACTCCTACAAAAGAGTAAACGTTCAGTCTGTATAGATAAGTTGATGCGAATACAAATCCTATTGCTAAAGAGGCCACCATAATAGAGAATGCCTCTTCGGCATCCATCTTCTACTCACCCTCTCGAAGGGAGTTAGAATTTATTTTAACCATCTTAAACTTATCCATTATAAGGGTTGCTTA encodes:
- a CDS encoding site-2 protease family protein, with the translated sequence MDAEEAFSIMVASLAIGFVFASTYLYRLNVYSFVGVFLIASFSVIAHEMAHRQVARIMNCYSRYALYPLGLLVTLLSSLPVIPIKIILPGVTVIIPRTYDHSELKRIEGITSVAGPLVNISFSIAGFISMGVLGPLEGMSHYIRYLIYINSWIALFNLLPIPPLDGSKVPRWNLPLYLISFVAALALFIRTVGY